One segment of Desulfovermiculus halophilus DSM 18834 DNA contains the following:
- a CDS encoding holo-[acyl-carrier-protein] synthase, with product MIVGLGVDVVELERIERIWNRHGTRFSTRILTSAELQALPSASPVAYLAARFAAKEAAVKALGTGFRGAITFRSIAVYNLPQGQPQLALSGQAAEAARAAGAGRWHISLSHSRHTACAVVILEGEEHYSDN from the coding sequence ATGATCGTCGGCCTGGGAGTGGATGTGGTTGAACTGGAGCGTATTGAGAGAATATGGAACCGGCACGGGACCAGATTTTCAACCAGGATACTGACCTCTGCCGAGCTCCAGGCCTTGCCTTCTGCTTCCCCTGTCGCCTATCTGGCCGCCAGGTTTGCGGCCAAGGAGGCCGCGGTCAAGGCTCTGGGCACCGGATTCCGGGGTGCTATTACATTTCGCTCCATTGCTGTTTACAATCTTCCCCAGGGACAGCCACAGCTCGCACTCAGCGGCCAAGCCGCAGAGGCAGCCCGGGCAGCGGGTGCCGGGAGATGGCATATCAGCCTCTCCCACTCCCGGCATACAGCATGTGCGGTGGTCATCCTGGAAGGTGAGGAACACTACAGCGATAACTAA
- a CDS encoding pyridoxine 5'-phosphate synthase, which produces MPDLIVNVDHIATIRQARLAHEPDPVHAAHHAELGGAHGIIVHLREDRRHIQDRDVRLLTQTLGTKLHLEMAATREMQDIALQAKPHIVCLVPEKRQELTTEGGMNLLGRETELQEYLQPLHQADITSSLFIDPDPDQIKAAAEIEAEYIELHTGHFADAETRAGRDRELDRIKEGLALAHNLGLKVNLGHGLTYANIHAFAHMPGVSEFSIGHSIVARASLVGMERAVRDMLDIIRGFC; this is translated from the coding sequence ATGCCGGACCTGATCGTCAATGTCGACCATATTGCCACTATCCGCCAGGCCAGACTGGCCCATGAACCCGATCCGGTCCATGCCGCCCATCATGCCGAACTTGGCGGGGCTCACGGGATCATTGTCCACCTGCGCGAAGACCGCCGCCACATTCAGGACCGGGATGTGAGGCTGCTCACCCAAACCCTGGGCACCAAGCTGCACCTGGAGATGGCCGCCACCCGGGAGATGCAGGACATCGCCCTTCAGGCCAAGCCGCACATCGTCTGCCTGGTCCCGGAAAAGAGGCAGGAGCTGACCACTGAGGGCGGGATGAATCTCTTGGGCCGGGAAACAGAGCTCCAAGAGTACCTCCAGCCCCTGCACCAGGCCGACATCACCTCCAGCCTGTTTATCGATCCGGATCCGGATCAGATCAAAGCGGCCGCAGAGATCGAGGCCGAATACATTGAGCTGCATACCGGACATTTTGCCGATGCCGAGACCAGAGCCGGCAGGGACAGGGAGCTTGATCGGATCAAGGAGGGCCTGGCCCTGGCCCACAACCTTGGACTAAAGGTCAATCTGGGTCACGGACTGACCTATGCCAACATCCATGCCTTTGCCCACATGCCAGGGGTTTCCGAGTTCTCCATCGGTCACAGCATTGTGGCCCGGGCTTCCCTGGTGGGCATGGAACGCGCTGTGCGGGACATGCTGGATATTATCCGCGGATTCTGCTGA